The Pseudomonas sp. Marseille-Q3773 DNA window AGACCACCTTGTGCTTGTTGGCCCACACACCTGACAACAGGGTGATCCACCCCGGGCCGCTGACCGTGGCCTGCTAGCTGGCCCGCCCGGTTATGCCGCCGGCATAGGCCTTGCCATAGAACAGGCGCTTGTGCAGGTTGGTATCGGCGCCCAGCTGTTCGTAATGCTGAAGTTGGACGCCGTCCATGCCGATGATCAGCGTCTTCGGTTGCGTTTGCAGCGGTTTGACGTCGCAGCCATTGACCAGCAGCGCAGCCAGCAGCAGGGCGGTCCAGCGTAGGGCTCTGATGATCGACATAAGTCATGCCTTGATGAGGTCGGGCTCAAGCGTTGCAACAACCCCACGCGCTGACAACTGGTAGAAATGCCAGTTGAATTGCCGTGCGCAAGGCTTTCCATTAAGCTCCACGAATTCATCGGATGATTGGTTGAGTGAAATGAGCAGCGAATTGACCAGGCGCTCACTGGTCGAACTTGCCGTCGAGCGCATGCGCGAACGCATCCTCCAGGGCGACTGGCAAATCGGCCAACGTCTGCCCACCGAACCGGTGCTGGCCGTGGAGCTGGGCATCAGCCGTAATACCGTGCGCGAGGCCATGCGTGTGCTGGCTTTCAGCGGCCTGGTGGAAATTCGCCAGGGTGACGGCAGCTACCTGCGCACGGCCCAGGACCCATTGCAGGCGGTGCTGGCAATGTCACGCTGCTCACCTGAACATGCCCGTGAAACCCGCCACATCCTCGAAGCAGAGGCCATCGGCCTGGCTGCGCTGCGGCGTACCGATGCCGACCTGCAGGCGTTGCGTGATGCCCTGGCAGTCAGTGCCGGGCATTTTCATGGCGATGTTGCAGCCTACGTGGCCTGCGACCTGGTGTTCCACCAACGGCTGGTCGATGCCGCCCACAATCCGGCACTCAGCGAGTTGTATCGCTACTTTTCCGGGGTGGTGGCTGCCGCGCTGCAGCACAACATGACCACCGTTCCGCGCTGCCAGGCCACGTTCGACCTGCACGGGCAGATTCTCGAGGCCATCGAGCAACGCGATGCGGAGCGGGCCAAGCGCCTGAGCCGTACCCTTATCGAATCCTGACCCGAGAACGCCATGGCTGAATCCATCACCCGTAATACCCCGCCACCTGAGCGAGATCTCGATGAGCTGCTGATCGATGCCGAGGCTGACGACGAGCAGGTCCAGCAGCAGCCCGTGCCGCTGCGGCGGCCATGGCTGCTGTTGCTCGGCCTGGTGCTGGTGGCGCTGAACCTTCGCCCGGCGTTGTCGAGCATGGCGCCGGTGCTTGGCCAGGTGTCCGCAGGCCTGGGGCTGAACGCCTCGCTGGCTGGTTTGCTGACCACCTTGCCAGTGCTGTGCCTGGGCCTGTTCGCTCCGTTGGCGCCAGTGCTGGCGCGTCGCTTCGGCAGTGAGCGGGTGATCCTCGGCATCCTCGCCAGCCTGGCGCTGGGCATCGTGGTACGCAGTAGCTTCGGTGCTATCGGAGTGTTCCTCGGCAGCCTGATGGCCGGGGCCAGCATCGGCATCATCGGCGTGCTGTTGCCGGGTATCGTCAAGCGCGACTTCCCGCAGCACGCCGGCACGCTGACCGGCGTGTACACCATGGCGCTATGCCTGGGCGCGGCCATGGCAGCAGGGGCCACCGTCCCTCTGGGGCAACACTTCGACGGCAGCTGGGCGCTGGGGCTGGGCTTCTGGGCGCTACCGGCGTTGCTGGCCATGCTGGTCTGGCTGCCCCAGGCCCGCCAGGGGCATGGCTTGCACAAGGTGGCGTATCGCGTGCGTGGCCTGTGGCGTGATCCGTTGGCCTGGCAGGTGACCTTGTACATGGGCCTGCAATCGTCGCTGGCCTACATCGTGTTCGGTTGGTTGCCGTCAATCCTGATCGGTCGCGGCCTGAGTCCGACCGCGGCGGGGTTGGTGCTGTCGGGATCGGTGATCGTGCAGTTGGTCAGTTCGCTCAGTGCGCCGTGGCTGGCCACGCGCGGCAAGGACCAGCGGCTGGCGATCGTGCTGGTCATGCTGACCACCCTGGCCGGCTTGTTCGGTTGCCTGTATGCGCCGATTGCCGGGCTGTGGGGCTGGGCGGTACTGCTGGGCCTGGGGCAGGGCGGTACCTTCGCCCTGGCGCTGACCTTGATCGTGCTGCGTTCGAAAGACGCCCATGTGGCAGCCAACCTGTCGAGCATGGCCCAGGGCGTGGGCTACACCTTGGCATCGATGGGGCCGTTTGCGGTGGGGTTGGTGCACGACCTGAGCGGGGCTGGGCCGCCGTGGGCTGGATCTTTGCCGTGCTGGGGGTTGGCGCCATCATCTTCGGGCTGGGGGCTGGGCGGGCTTTGCATGTGCAAGTGACCAGCGAGAAGGTTTGAAGGTGAACCTGCCAGTACCAGCCTCTTTGCCAGTACCGGCCCGGGTACTGGTATAAGCCAGTGGGGCAGATTATCGTGCTGCTTTCGACCCCAGGACGGACCAGCCCTCATGAGCGACGCCAACCGTGAACTCATCACCCGCTTCTACCAGGCCTTCCAGCGCCTTGACGCCGAGGCCATGGTGGCCTGCTACAGCGACGATATCGTCTTCAGCGACCCGGTATTCGGAACCTTGCGCGGCGAGGACGCGGGTGACATGTGGCGGATGCTCACCACCCGGGCCAAGGATTTCACCCTGACGTTCGACGGCGTGCGCGCCGATGAGCGCAGTGGTGGCGCGCACTGGGTCGCCACCTACCTGTTCAGCCAGACCGGCCGCACCGTGGTCAACGATATCCAGGCGCGTTTCCTGATCCGCGACGGGCTGATCTGCCAGCATGACGACACGTTTGATCTGTGGCGCTGGTCGCGGCAGGCACTGGGTATCCCCGGGGTGTTGCTGGGATGGTCGCCGTGGTTGCAGAACAAGGTGCGCCTGCAGGCATTCAAGGGCTTGCGCGGGTTCCAGCAGGCCAAAGGTGAGTGACGTCGTCGAAACCAGCGCTGGCAAGCCCTGGTACGTGTATCTGGTCAGGGCTGCCAATGGTTCGCTGTATTGCGGCATCAGCGATGATCCGCAACGGCGCTTTCTGGCACACCAGAAAGGGCAGGGGGCACGTTATTTCAAGACCAGCCCGGCCCAGGCGCTGGTGTATGTTGAGCAATGGCCGGACAAAGGCGAGGCGTTGCGCCAGGAGCGGCTGGTGAAGCGCCTGCGCAAGTCGGCGAAGGAGGCGTTGGTCGCCGCCTATGGCAGCGCTTCTGCGCCCTAGGGCCGCTTCGCCGCCCAAGGCGACACAAGGCCGCTGCTTGTATCTCGACTTTCGCCTCGCAAGAGGCGGTCTTAGCAGCGCCTTCAGTCCTTGCGCCGCTTCAGCTGGTCCACCAGGGTGGTCGGCAGTCCCTTGATGATCAAGGTTCCGGCCGCTTCGTCATACTCCACCCTGTCCCCCAGCAGATGCGCTTCGAAGCTGATCGACAGCCCTTCGGCACGTCCGGTGAAGCGACGGAACTGGTTGAGGGTGCGTTTGTCCGCAGGAATTTCCGGTGACAGGCCGTAATCCTTGTTGCGGATGTGGTCGTAGAACGCCTTCGGCCGGTCCTCGTCGATCAGGCTGGACAGCTCTTCCAGGGTCACTGGCTCGCCCAGCTTGGTCTGGGTGGTGGCGTAGTCCACCAGGGTCTGGGTCTTTTCGCGGGCAGATTCTTCCGGCAGGTCTTCGCTCTCGACGAAGTCGCTGAAGGCCTTGAGCAGAGTGCGGGTTTCGCCCGGGCCGTCGACACCTTCCTGGCAGCCGATGAAATCGCGGAAGTAGTCGGAGACTTTCTTGCCGTTCTTGCCCTTGATGAACGAAATGTACTGCCTGGAGTTCTGGTTGTTCTTCCATTCCGACAGGTTGATCCGCGCCGCCAGGTGCAGCTGCCCGAGGTCGAGATGACGCGAAGGCGTCACGTCAAGTTCGGCGTTCACCGCCACGCCTTCGCTGTGGTGCAGCAGGGCGATCGCCAGGTATTCGGTCATGCCTTGCTGGTAATGGGCAAACAGGATGTGGCCGCCGGTGGACAGGTTGGACTCTTCCATCAGCTTCTGCAGGTGCTCCACTGCCACGCGACTGAAGGCGGTGAAATCCTTTTCTTCGTCCAGGTACTGCTTCAGCCAGCCGCTCAGCGGGTAGGCGCCGGACTCACCGTGAAAGAAACCCCAGGCCTTGCCTTGCTTGGCGTTATAGCTGTCATTGAGGTCGGCCAGCAGGTTTTCGATGGCATCGGAGGCGGCCAGCTCGGACTCGCGGGCATGCAGTACGGCGGGGCTGCCATCGGGCTTTTTGTCGATCAGGTGAACGATGCAATGACGGATTGGCATGGAATTCTCGGCGGGCTGCAAAAAGTGCCAAGTTTACCCCAGACACCAGATGATGCAGTGGCCGGATGTTGGCAGAAATGCCGGTTGTTCGTTTTTTGTCCAGATTTGTACGTTTAAGGCGAAAACCCCCGAAAAACCTGTATTAAAACGAAGTGCGCAGCGGATATTTATCCGTTCCTGTGGTAGCTTTGCGCGGTCTTGCGCCCTGCATGTGGCGCATTGCTGGCAACGTGCTGCCGGCGTGTCGAACCAAACGCCGATTTGCGTATCTACATACGCGATTGGCGCGGCCCTCCACTTTCAGGGGCTGGCCCGATAACGCCGTTAGCCCGCTGCATAACCATCGAATTTGATAGGGAAGGAACACCACCATGGCATTGACCAAAGACCAACTGATTGCCGACATCGCCGAATCGATCGCCGCGCCAAAAGCCACCGCCAAGAACGCTCTGGAGCAACTGGGCCAGATCGTTGCCGACCAGCTGGAAAACGGCGCTGAAATCACTCTGCCAGGCATCGGCAAGCTGAAAGTCACCGAGCGTCCTGCCCGTACCGGCCGCAACCCTTCGACTGGCGCTGCCATCGAAATCGCTGCCAAGAAAGTCGTCAAATTCGTTCCAGCCAAAGTGCTGACCGACGCCATCAACAAGTAATTGTTGAAGCTTTGACGAAACCGCGCCCGGCTTGCCTGGGCGCGGTTTTTTCATGCCTGTTGTTTACGCCGGGCGTGCCAGGCCTGGCGCGCTGCCTCGTCGAGGAAGCTCCAGGCGACCATGCGGCTGTGTTTCTGCCCCTGGCCCATTTCGGCGACGTGCACGGCCTTGGCGCCGGCCCTCTTCAGCGCGGCTTCGATTCCTGGCAGGTTGCTGGCCTTGGACACCAGACTGGTGAACCACAGCACCCGTTCTGCGTACTGCACGCTTTCGCCAACCAGCTGGGTGACGAAACGGATCTCGCCGCCCTCGCACCACAGTTCATTGTTCTGGCCACCGAAGTTCAGCACCGGCAGCTTGCGCTTGGGGTCCTGCTTGCCGAGGTTCTTCCATTTGCGCTGGCTGCCGCGGGTGGCTTCGTCGCGTGAGGCATGGAAGGGCGGGTTGCACAGGGTCAGGTCGAAGCGTTCGTCGTTCTGCAGCAGGCCGCTGAGGATGTGTGCACGGTTGGCCTGCTGGCGCAGGGTGATGACCTTGTCCAGGCGGTTGGCCTGGACGATGGCCTTGGCCGAGGCCAGGGCCACCGGGTCGATGTCCGAACCCAGGAAGCGCCAGCGGTAATCACTGTGGCCAAGCAGCGGGTAGATGCAGTTGGCGCCGACGCCGATGTCCAGGGCGCGGACCTGCGCGCCTTTGGGGATCTCACCGGCGTTATCGTCGGCCAGCAGGTCGGCCGCCACGTGGATGTAGTCGGCACGACCAGGAATGGGCGGGCACAGGTAATCGGCCGGTATGTCCCAGTGCTGGATGCCGTACTGGGCCTTGAGCAAGGCGCGGTTGAATACCCGCACGGCTTCGGGGTTGGCGAAGTCGATGCTGGGTTTGCCGTGAGGGTTGGTGATGGTAAAGCGCGCCAGGTCAGGGTGGGCCTTGATCAGGCTGGGAAAGTCATAGCGGCCCTGGTGGCGGTTGCGCGGGTGCAGGGTGGGTTTGTTCGCGGTCATGGCAGTGTCCAGCCCTATACGAGCGGTGGCTGATAGAGCCTGGGGCTGCTTTGCAGCCCTTTCGCGACACAAGGCCGCTCCTACAGGATAGCGGCGCCCTTCAAACCGGCGCCGTCCCTGTAGGAGCGGCCTTGTGTCGCGAAAGGGCCGCACAGCGGCCCCAGCTGTTTCTCTAGTGATTAAAGCGCAGCAATCCGCGCGTGCTGCTCGGTAAAGTTGGCCAGGGCCTGTTCGGACTCGGCCAGCTTGGCGCGTTCCTTCTCGATCACCGCAGGCGGGGCCTTGTCGACGAAAGCCGCGTTGGACAGCTTGCCACCCACGCGTGCCACTTCACCCTGCAAGCGCTGGATTTCCTTGTTCAGGCGCGCCAGCTCGGCATCCTTGTCGATCAGGCCGGCCATTGGTACCAGCACCTGCAGGTCACCGACCAGGGCGGTGGCCGACAGCGGGGCTTCGTCGGCATCGCTCAGCACGGTGAACGACTCGACCTTGGCCAGCTTCTTCAGCAGGGCTTCGTTTTCCTGCAGGCGACGCTGGTCATCGGCGTTGGCGTTCTTCAGGAACAGCGGCAGCGGCTTGCCCGGGCCGATGTTCATCTCGGCGCGGATGTTGCGCAGGCCGACCATCAGCTCCTTGAGCCATTCGATGTCGCCTTCGGCGGCCGGGTCGATGCGGCTTTCATTGGCCACTGGCCATGGCTGCAGCATGATGGTCTTGCCGCTGATGCCCGCCAGCGGCGCGATGCGCTGCCAGATTTCTTCGGTGATGAACGGCATGAACGGATGCGCCAGGCGCAGTGCTACTTCCAGCACACGCACCAAGGTGCGGCGGGTGCCACGGGCGCGCTCGACCGGTGCGTTCTCGTCCCACAATACCGGCTTGGACAATTCCAGGTACCAGTCGCAGTACTGGTTCCAGATGAACTCGTACAGTGCCTGGCTGGCCAGGTCGAAGCGGAACTGCTCCAGCTGGCGGGTCACTTCGGCTTCGGTGCGCTGCAGCTGCGAGATGATCCAGCGGTCGGCCAGCGAGAGCTCGACGGCTTCGCCGTTCTGGCCGCAGTCCTCGCCCTTGTCCAGCACGTAGCGGGCGGCGTTCCAGATCTTGTTGCAGAAGTTGCGGTAGCCTTCGACGCGGCCCATGTCGAACTTGATGTCGCGGCCGGTGGAGGCCAGCGAGCAGAAGGTGAAGCGCAGGGCATCGGTGCCGTAGCTGGCAATACCTTCCGGGAACTCGGCCTTGGTCTGCTTGGCGATCTTCTCGGCCAGCTTCGGCTGCATCATGCCGCTGGTGCGTTTTTCCAGCAGCGCGTCGAGGGTGATGCCGTCGACGATATCCAGCGGGTCCAGCACGTTGCCCTTGGACTTGGACATCTTCTGGCCCTGGCCGTCACGCACCAGGCCGTGCACGTACACGGTCTTGAACGGTACCTGCGGGGTGCCGTCCTCGTTCTTGATCAGGTGCATGGTCAGCATGATCATGCGCGCAACCCAGAAGAAGATGATGTCGAAGCCGGTCACCAGCACATCGGTGGAGTGGAACTTCTTGAGGAACTCGGTCTGCTCCGGCCAGCCCAGGGTGGAAAAGGTCCACAGGCCCGAACTGAACCAGGTGTCGAGTACGTCGTCGTCCTGACGCAGGGCAACGTCGGCGCCCAGGTTGTGCTTGGCGCGCACTTCTTCCTCGTTGCGGCCGACATAGACCTGGCCGGCCTCGTCGTACCACGCCGGGATGCGATGGCCCCACCACAGCTGACGGCTGATGCACCAGTCCTGGATGTCGCGCATCCAGGAGAAGTACATGTTCTCGTACTGCTTGGGCACGAACTGGATGCGGCCATCTTCCACGGCGGCGATGGCGGGTTCTGCCAGCGGTTTGGTGGAAACGTACCACTGGTCGGTCAGCCACGGCTCGATGACGGTGCCCGAACGGTCGCCTTTCGGCACCTTCAGGGCGTGGTCATCGATGCTCACCAGCAGGCCCTGGGCGTCGAGGTCGGCGACGATCTGTTTACGCGCGACGAAGCGGTCGAGGTTGGCGTACTGGGCCGGCAGGCGGGTATCGACCTGCTCGTTGACGCTGCCGTCGAGGTTGAAGGCCTGGGCGCTGGCCAGCACGAAGGCGTTCTTGTCGAAGATGTTCAGCAGCGGCAGGTTGTGGCGCTTGCCGACTTCGTAATCGTTGAAATCGTGGGCCGGGGTGATCTTCACGCAGCCGGTACCGAACTCGGGGTCGCAGTAATCGTCGGCGATGATCGGGATGCGACGGCCGACCAGCGGCAGTTCGACGAACTTGCCGATCAGTGCCTGGTAGCGCTCGTCGTTCGGGTTGACCGCTACGGCGGCGTCACCCAGCAGGGTTTCCGGACGGGTGGTGGCGACGACCAGGTAATCCTTGCCTTCGGCGGTCTTGGCGCCGTCGGCCAGCGGGTAGCGCAGGTTCCACAGGTGGCCCTTCTCGTCGTGGTTTTCCACCTCGAGGTCGGAGATGGCCGTGTGCAGCTTGGTGTCCCAGTTGACCAGGCGCTTGCCGCGGTAGATCAGGCCGTCCTCGTGCAGGCGCACGAAGGCTTCCTTGACCGCTTCGGACAGGCCGTCGTCCATGGTGAAGCGCTCGCGGCTCCAGTCCACCGACGAGCCCAGGCGGCGGATCTGCCGGCTGATGTTGCCGCCGGACTGGTCCTTCCATTCCCAGACCTTTTCCAGGAACTTTTCGCGGCCCAGGTCATGCCGGTTCTGGCCCTTGGCCTCAAGCTGGCGCTCGACCAGCATCTGGGTGGCGATACCGGCGTGGTCGGTGCCGGGCTGCCACAGGGTGTCGCGGCCTTGCATGCGGCGGAAACGGATCAGGGCATCCATGATCGCGTTGTTGAAGCCGTGGCCCATGTGCAGGCTGCCGGTCACGTTCGGCGGCGGGATCATGATGGTGTAGGACTCGCCTGCACCTTGTGGGGCGAAATAGTTCTCGGACTCCCAGGTGTTGTACCAGGAAGTTTCGATGGCGTGCGGCTGGTAGGTCTTATCCATGCGCGGCGGGACCCTGTGCATTTATTCGGGAAAGCCGGGAAGTATAACCAAGCTGGGGGCCGCAGGCGACAAGCTGCTGCTATCTGGCACGGCAGGGATGGCCTATTCGCGGGTAAACCCGCTCCCACAGGACCGGCGCAAGTCTCAAAGCTTGCGCCGGCCCTGTGGGAGCGGGTTTACCCGCGAAGAAGGTACCGCCGAATTTCGGTTTTACTCGGAACGCTTGATCAACCGCTCGATCCGCGCATCCAGCCGGCGTTTGATCTCGTTCTCGATATGCGGGGTAAAGTCGTTGATCACGTCCTGCATGATCATCTGCGCGGCCGCACGCAGCTCGCTTTCCAGGTGCAGCAGGGTGTCCTGGCGGCGGGTCTGCGGGTCATCCGCGGCGCCGGGTTCGACCGCTTCGGCTAGCGGCGCGGTGTTGTCGGGCGCTGCTTCCAGCAGCAGGGGAATCTGCTCGACCGTCTCGGTCAGCAATGGCGGTTGCAGGTCGGCGTCGCCAAGCAGCTGGCGGATCGACTCGAGGTCATCGAGCAGATGGGCGGAATCGGGTAGCGGGGAGGGTTTGTC harbors:
- a CDS encoding DNA polymerase III subunit chi, producing MDKPSPLPDSAHLLDDLESIRQLLGDADLQPPLLTETVEQIPLLLEAAPDNTAPLAEAVEPGAADDPQTRRQDTLLHLESELRAAAQMIMQDVINDFTPHIENEIKRRLDARIERLIKRSE
- the yejK gene encoding nucleoid-associated protein YejK, whose protein sequence is MPIRHCIVHLIDKKPDGSPAVLHARESELAASDAIENLLADLNDSYNAKQGKAWGFFHGESGAYPLSGWLKQYLDEEKDFTAFSRVAVEHLQKLMEESNLSTGGHILFAHYQQGMTEYLAIALLHHSEGVAVNAELDVTPSRHLDLGQLHLAARINLSEWKNNQNSRQYISFIKGKNGKKVSDYFRDFIGCQEGVDGPGETRTLLKAFSDFVESEDLPEESAREKTQTLVDYATTQTKLGEPVTLEELSSLIDEDRPKAFYDHIRNKDYGLSPEIPADKRTLNQFRRFTGRAEGLSISFEAHLLGDRVEYDEAAGTLIIKGLPTTLVDQLKRRKD
- a CDS encoding GIY-YIG nuclease family protein, which gives rise to MSDVVETSAGKPWYVYLVRAANGSLYCGISDDPQRRFLAHQKGQGARYFKTSPAQALVYVEQWPDKGEALRQERLVKRLRKSAKEALVAAYGSASAP
- a CDS encoding valine--tRNA ligase; this encodes MDKTYQPHAIETSWYNTWESENYFAPQGAGESYTIMIPPPNVTGSLHMGHGFNNAIMDALIRFRRMQGRDTLWQPGTDHAGIATQMLVERQLEAKGQNRHDLGREKFLEKVWEWKDQSGGNISRQIRRLGSSVDWSRERFTMDDGLSEAVKEAFVRLHEDGLIYRGKRLVNWDTKLHTAISDLEVENHDEKGHLWNLRYPLADGAKTAEGKDYLVVATTRPETLLGDAAVAVNPNDERYQALIGKFVELPLVGRRIPIIADDYCDPEFGTGCVKITPAHDFNDYEVGKRHNLPLLNIFDKNAFVLASAQAFNLDGSVNEQVDTRLPAQYANLDRFVARKQIVADLDAQGLLVSIDDHALKVPKGDRSGTVIEPWLTDQWYVSTKPLAEPAIAAVEDGRIQFVPKQYENMYFSWMRDIQDWCISRQLWWGHRIPAWYDEAGQVYVGRNEEEVRAKHNLGADVALRQDDDVLDTWFSSGLWTFSTLGWPEQTEFLKKFHSTDVLVTGFDIIFFWVARMIMLTMHLIKNEDGTPQVPFKTVYVHGLVRDGQGQKMSKSKGNVLDPLDIVDGITLDALLEKRTSGMMQPKLAEKIAKQTKAEFPEGIASYGTDALRFTFCSLASTGRDIKFDMGRVEGYRNFCNKIWNAARYVLDKGEDCGQNGEAVELSLADRWIISQLQRTEAEVTRQLEQFRFDLASQALYEFIWNQYCDWYLELSKPVLWDENAPVERARGTRRTLVRVLEVALRLAHPFMPFITEEIWQRIAPLAGISGKTIMLQPWPVANESRIDPAAEGDIEWLKELMVGLRNIRAEMNIGPGKPLPLFLKNANADDQRRLQENEALLKKLAKVESFTVLSDADEAPLSATALVGDLQVLVPMAGLIDKDAELARLNKEIQRLQGEVARVGGKLSNAAFVDKAPPAVIEKERAKLAESEQALANFTEQHARIAAL
- the rlmF gene encoding 23S rRNA (adenine(1618)-N(6))-methyltransferase RlmF — protein: MTANKPTLHPRNRHQGRYDFPSLIKAHPDLARFTITNPHGKPSIDFANPEAVRVFNRALLKAQYGIQHWDIPADYLCPPIPGRADYIHVAADLLADDNAGEIPKGAQVRALDIGVGANCIYPLLGHSDYRWRFLGSDIDPVALASAKAIVQANRLDKVITLRQQANRAHILSGLLQNDERFDLTLCNPPFHASRDEATRGSQRKWKNLGKQDPKRKLPVLNFGGQNNELWCEGGEIRFVTQLVGESVQYAERVLWFTSLVSKASNLPGIEAALKRAGAKAVHVAEMGQGQKHSRMVAWSFLDEAARQAWHARRKQQA
- a CDS encoding FadR/GntR family transcriptional regulator; protein product: MSSELTRRSLVELAVERMRERILQGDWQIGQRLPTEPVLAVELGISRNTVREAMRVLAFSGLVEIRQGDGSYLRTAQDPLQAVLAMSRCSPEHARETRHILEAEAIGLAALRRTDADLQALRDALAVSAGHFHGDVAAYVACDLVFHQRLVDAAHNPALSELYRYFSGVVAAALQHNMTTVPRCQATFDLHGQILEAIEQRDAERAKRLSRTLIES
- a CDS encoding nuclear transport factor 2 family protein translates to MSDANRELITRFYQAFQRLDAEAMVACYSDDIVFSDPVFGTLRGEDAGDMWRMLTTRAKDFTLTFDGVRADERSGGAHWVATYLFSQTGRTVVNDIQARFLIRDGLICQHDDTFDLWRWSRQALGIPGVLLGWSPWLQNKVRLQAFKGLRGFQQAKGE
- a CDS encoding HU family DNA-binding protein, which produces MALTKDQLIADIAESIAAPKATAKNALEQLGQIVADQLENGAEITLPGIGKLKVTERPARTGRNPSTGAAIEIAAKKVVKFVPAKVLTDAINK